In Meriones unguiculatus strain TT.TT164.6M chromosome 17, Bangor_MerUng_6.1, whole genome shotgun sequence, a single window of DNA contains:
- the LOC110561483 gene encoding small EDRK-rich factor 2: MTRGNQRELARQKNMKKQSDSVKGKRRDDGLSAAARKQRDSEIMQQKQKKANEKKEEPK, from the coding sequence ATGACCCGCGGTAACCAGCGAGAGCTCGCCCGCCAGAAGAACATGAAGAAGCAGAGCGACTCGGTTAAGGGGAAGCGCCGAGATGATGGGCTTTCTGCTGCCGCCCGCAAGCAGAGGGACTCGGAGATcatgcagcagaagcagaaaaaggCAAACGAGAAGAAGGAGGAACCCAAGTAG
- the LOC110561478 gene encoding zinc finger protein 14-like, whose protein sequence is MHQKQEMEPVTFEDVAVNFTLGEWTMLDSSQKKLYRDVMKETFMNLISIGKTEEEDDVQEEYQNSKGNLRTLVVERLCKYDYGSQYGKTHQQNPQHIVNEKMSPAITECGRDIIARLPSGTHIKHQPGEKPFQYQEHMEKAFKHKKCWKDFTYSELLQMHKSPPMRQKPYEYQQSDEASRSFTSDHDYEGTYTEEKSYVCKQCGKAWSDSCSLLWHERSHIQEKRHTCKQCGKAFSRPSQLHKHERIHTGEKPYVCAHCGKAFIDRRTCYNHERTHTGVKPYACKQCGKAFLRSCQLLIHERIHTGERPFVCKHCGKAFTYSSACYYHERIHTGEKPCVCKQCGKAFKCSAYLHIHERSHSGEKPYVCKHCGKAFAYATGCHKHERIHTGEKPYMCVQCGKLFTFPRSLHIHERSHSGEKPYVCKQCGKSFTQGTSLRRHERIHTGEKPYVCKQCGKAFIQRDDCYSHERTHTGEKPYMCVQCGKTFTFSKSLQIHEKNHTGEKPYICKQCGKAFTCSTYLLRHERTHSEKKLSG, encoded by the exons AAGCTCTACAGAGATGTAATGAAGGAGACCTTTATGAACCTGATCTCCAtag ggaaaacagaagaagaagatgatgttCAAGAAGAGTACCAAAATTCCAAGGGAAACCTGAG gaCACTGGTGGTTGAGAGACTCTGTAAATATGATTATGGTAGTCAGTATGGGAAAACCCACCAACAGAATCCACAGCACATTGTGAATGAAAAAATGTCTCCTGCAATAACGGAGTGTGGAAGAGACATCATTGCTCGTTTACCCTCAGGTACACACATCAAACATCAACCTGGAGAGAAGCCATTCCAGTATCAGGAACATATGGAGAAGGCGTTTAAACATAAGAAATGTTGGAAGGATTTTACTTATTCTGAGTTGCTTCAGATGCATAAAAGCCCTCCTATGAGacagaaaccctatgaatatcaGCAATCTGATGAAGCCTCTAGGAGTTTCACTTCCGATCACGATTATGAGGGAACTTACACTGAAGAGAAATCTTATGTTTGTAAACAGTGTGGGAAAGCGTGGAGTGATTCCTGTAGCCTCCTCTGGCATGAAAGAAGTCATATTCAAGAGAAACGTCACACATGTAAGCAGTGTGGAAAAGCATTTAGTCGTCCGTCACAGCTTCACAAACATGAAAGGATTCACACCGGTGAGAAACCTTACGTGTGTGCACATTGTGGAAAAGCCTTCATCGATCGCAGAACCTGTTACAatcatgaaagaactcacactggagtaAAGCCCTATGCTTGTAAACAGTGCGGGAAGGCATTTCTTCGTTCCTGCCAGCTTCTCATCCATgagagaattcacactggagagagacCCTTTGTATGTAAGCATTGCGGAAAAGCTTTCACCTACTCCAGTGCCTGTTACTATCATGAacgaattcacactggagagaaaccctgtgtttgTAAGCAGTGTGGGAAGGCCTTTAAATGTTCCGCATACCTTCACATACATGAAAGATCTCACAGTGGAGAAAAGCCCTATGTATGTAAGCattgtggaaaagcctttgcttATGCCACTGGATGTCACAAGCatgaaagaattcacactggtgagaaaccatatatgtgtgtgcagtgtgggaAACTCTTCACTTTCCCCAGATCCCTTCACATACATGAAAGATCTCACAGTGGAGAAAAGCCCTATGTTTGTAAGCAGTGTGGGAAATCTTTCACTCAGGGAACTTCTTTGCGAAGGCATGAAcgaattcacactggagaaaaaccttacgTATGTAAGCAGTGTGGGAAAGCTTTCATCCAACGTGATGATTGTTACAGTCATGAGCgaactcacacaggagagaaaccatACATGTGTGTTCAATGTGGGAAAACGTTCACTTTTTCCAAATCCCttcaaatacatgaaaaaaatcacactggagagaaaccctatatatGTAAGCAGTGTGGGAAAGCATTTACCTGTTCCACATACCTTCTCagacatgaaagaactcacagtgAAAAGAAACTCAGTGGATAA